The Myxococcus virescens sequence ATTGCGACGCAATTGCCGATGAGGAACGCTGATGAAGACGCACACTCCCGTTGAGAGCCAGCGCTGGGTGGCCGGAATGACGCCCCTTGCGGTGGTGGATCCGCTCGCGGGTGCGGACGTATTGGGCGTTCCGACCGTCTACTGGGAGCGTCCGCTGGCGCAGGACGCAGCGGCGGGGTGGGGTGAGGCGGCGGTGGTGGAGGCGCAGGACGCCTCCGACATTCCTGACGTGCTGGCCTCGCTGGGCCGCACGCAGGTGCGCTGGCTGGGCGAAGCCCCGGAGTCGATGCCGGGCCCCTGGTTTGGCGGCATCCGTTTCGGTGACTCGGGCACGGTGGACACGGCGTGGGCGTCGCACGGTGTGACGCGCTGGACGCTGCCCGAAGTGCTGGTGTTCCGCACGGCGCGCGGCGCGTGCGTGGTGGCGTTCGCGCAGGAAGGCCGCGGGGGTGAGGACCTGGTGCGCTCGCGGCTGGAGCGCGTCCGTGCCTGCTTCCCGGAGTCGTACCGGCATGCGCGCGGCGAGCCCGTGGAATTGGAGTTGCGCGCGTCGCGGCCGGACTTCGAGGTGCGGGTGCAGCGCGCGCTGGACGCGATTGCGTCCGGGCACCTCCAGAAGGTGGTGCTGGCGCGCCCGCTGGATGCGGAAGGACCCGTGCCCTTTGACGTGGTGGACGTGCTGGCGCGGCTGCGCGAGCAGAATCCCCGCTGCGCCACCTTCCTGTTCCGCGCGCCGGATGACACGTGCTTCCTGGGCGCGACGCCGGAGACGCTGTGCCGGGTGGACGGTCAGGTGCTGGAGACGGAGGCCCTGGCGGGCACGGCCGCGCCCGGCCAGGCGGACGGGCTGCGGGGCCATGACAAGAACGTGCGCGAGCACGCGTCCGTGGTGCGCTACCTCGTCACCGCGTTGACGCCGCTGGCGGAGCAGGTGTCGTCGGACGCGGAGCCCGCGCTGCTGGCCTTGAAGAACGTCGTGCACCTGCGGACGGGGTTTCGCGCCGAGCTGCGGCCGGGGGTGACGCCGGCGCAGGTGGTGGAGGCGCTGCATCCCACGCCGGCCGTGGGCGGTACGCCCCGTGAGCGCGCACTGTCGTTCCTGGTGGAGCACGAAGGCCTGGACCGTGGGTGGTACGCGGGGCCGGTGGGCTGGGTGGGGCCTGGGCGGGCGCACCTGATGGTGGCGCTGCGCTCGGCGCGCGTGAAGGGCGCGAAGGCCCGGCTGTTCGTCGGCGTGGGGCTGGTGGCTGGCTCCAACGCGGACTCGGAGTGGCGGGAGACGGAGATGAAGAGCCTGGCCATGTTGCGGGCCTTGGGAGGCGGGGATGTCGTCCGACGCTAACCTCAACGTGCTGTGGGCGCGCGCGTTGCTGGAAGAGCTCGTGCGCGGTGGGGTTCGTCACGCGGTGGTGTGTCCGGGGTCCCGGTCATCGCCCCTGGCCCTGGCCTGCGCCGGGACGGAGGGGCTGCGCACGTGGTCCGTCATCGACGAGCGCAGCGCGGGCTTCTTCGCCCTGGGGCTCGCGAAGCAGTCGCGCGCGCCGGCCGTGGTGGTGGCGACCAGCGGCACCGCGGGCGCGCACTTCTACCCGGCGGTCATCGAGGCCGCGCTGTCTCACGTGCCCCTGGTGGTGCTGACGGCGGACCGGCCCCTGGAGCTTCAGGGCTGGGGCGCGCCGCAGACCGTGCCACAGGCGCGCTTCTTCGGAGAGCACTCGCGCTTCTACGCGGACCTCGGTCAGCCCGAGGCGCATGACGCGGCGTTGATTCACATGCGTGCCACCGTTGCCCGCGCGGTCGTCAGCGCGTGGCGCGCGCCGCGGGGCGCCGTGCAGCTCAACGTCCCGTTCCGCGAGCCGCTGGCCCCCATCGCCGAGCCCTTTCCCGAGGCCGCCCTGAGCGCGCTCGCGAAGTCGGGCCGCGCCGGCGCGCCGCTGACGCGCATCGTCCCGCCCGAGCCGGTACCAGACGCGGCCACCTTGGACGAGGTGCGCCGCCGGATTGCCGCGACCACTCGCGGCGTCATCGTGTGTGGCCCGCGCGATGAGATGGATGGATTCGCGGCGGCCATCAGCGCGCTGTCGCAGGCCACGGGCTATCCCGTGCTGGCCGAGTCCACCTCGCAGGCCCGCTATGGCGGCGGCCCGCTCACGCTGTCCTATTACGACGCGATGTTGCGGCACGCGCCGTTCGCGAAGGCGCACCGTCCGGAGCTGGTGTTGCGCTTCGGGGGCGCGCTCACGCCGAAGGTGCCTCAGCAGTGGCTGGACGGCTCGGGCGCGGACATCGTCCTCTTCAGTGACGGCGGCGGGTTGTTCGACCCGGCGCACCGCGCGTCCACGGTCGTGGAGGGCTCGGCGGTGGCGGCCTGTGAGGCCCTGACGCGAGGACTCGCGCGCGGCGCGGGGCCGTGGGCACGAGGCTTCCTGGCCGCGGAGCAACGGGTGCGCACGGCGCTGGAGGCCGCGTTCGCGGAGCAGCCCGACGTGCTCTCCGAGCCGCGTATCGCTCGCGAGGTGGTGGCGGCGCTTCCCGCGGGCGCGCCGCTCTTCGTATCCAGCAGCATGCCCATCCGCGACCTGGATGCCTTCGCTCCGGCGGGCACGGTGCCGCTGCGGGTGCTGGCCAATCGAGGGGCCAACGGAATCGACGGCATTGTCTCCAGCGCGCTCGGCATGGCGGCCGCGGCGGGCCGGCCCGCGGTGCTGCTCACGGGGGACCTGGCGTTGCTGCATGACGTGGGAGCCTTCGTCACCGCGTCGCGCACGCGAGTGCCGCTCACGGTGGTGGCGGTGAACAACGATGGGGGCGGCATCTTCTCGTTCCTCCCCATCGCCCAGGTCGCGCCGCGGGACACGTTCGAGACGCTCTTCGGTACGCCGCACGGGGTGGACCTGTCCCACGCGGCGGCGCTGGGCGGCGCCCGGCTCCACCGACCGGAGACGCCCGTTGCGCTCAGGTCGGCCGTGCGCGAGGGCCTGGAGGGCGGGCTCCACCTGGTGGAAGTGCGCGTGGACCGCAACGCGAATGTGGATGAGCACCGGCGGCTGTTCGCTCGAATGGCGGCCTCACTGGGAGAAGGACCATGGGCGTGAAGCTGGCTTACGAGACGTGGGGTGAGGGCTCCCGTCCGCTCGTGTTGCTGCACGGCTTCACCGGCAGCCGCAGGGCCTTCGACGGGCTGCGTCCGCTCCTGGGCCGCGATGTGCGCGCGGTGGCGGTGGACCTCCCCGGTCATGGGGCCACGCCGCTGCCGGACCAGCGGGGGCGTGAGGCCTTCGTGGAAACGGTGGACGCGCTCGTCGCGCTGGTGGACTCGCTGGGACAGGGACCCGTGGACCTGCTGGGCTATTCGCAGGGGGCACGCGTGGCGCTGGCGGCGGCCGTGCGCGCGCCGGACCGCTTTGGTCGGCTCATCATGGAGAGCGGCTCGCCAGGGCTGCATCGGCGCCAGGAGCGCGCGGCCCGGCGTGAGGCGGACGGACAGCTGGCGGCCTTCATCCGTTCGCGAGGCGTGGACGCCTTCGTGGACCGCTGGGAGCAATTGCCGCTGTTCGACGGCCTGCGCCAGCTCCCGCAGGAGCGCAAGGACGCGCTGCGCTCACAGCGCCGCGCCTGCACGGCGGAGGGGCTCGCGGGCGCGCTGGAGTGTCTGGGGCTGGGCGTCCAGCCGGATTTCTGGCCGGAGCTGCATGCCCAGCGGCTGCCCACGCTGCTGCTGACGGGCGCTTTGGATTCGAAGTTCACCCAGATTGCCCGCCGCATGGCCACGGAGCTGCCGGTGGTCTGGCGCCACGCCTTCGAAGGCTGTGGCCACGCGCCGCACCTGGAGGCGCCGGAGGCCTATGCCCGTGAAGTCCTCGGGTTCCTCCAGACGCCCTGGTACGAGGCCCCGCAGTTCGACAGTCCCATGACCGCGCGCGAGGGAAGGGTGACGTCGTGAGCACGTCGATTCCGGCGCATGGCCCGCTGTCGGTGAAGCCCCGTCCCGGGGTGAAGCACTGGGTGATGGCGGCGCGTCCCAAGACGCTGACGGCGGCGTTGGTGCCGGTGTTGGTGGGCACGGGGCTCGCGTTCGGCTCGGGCGTGGGGCGCCTGCTGCCCGCGTTGGCGGCGCTGCTGGGCGCGGTGCTCATCCAGATTGGCACCAACTTCATCAACGACTACTACGACTTCAAGAAGGGCGCCGACACGCACGAACGGCTGGGCCCTCAGCGCGTGACGCAGAGTGGCCTCATCGCGCCGGGCACCGTGCTGGCAGGCGCGGGCGTGTGCTTCGCGCTGGCCACGGCCGTGGGCCTG is a genomic window containing:
- the menH gene encoding 2-succinyl-6-hydroxy-2,4-cyclohexadiene-1-carboxylate synthase, encoding MGVKLAYETWGEGSRPLVLLHGFTGSRRAFDGLRPLLGRDVRAVAVDLPGHGATPLPDQRGREAFVETVDALVALVDSLGQGPVDLLGYSQGARVALAAAVRAPDRFGRLIMESGSPGLHRRQERAARREADGQLAAFIRSRGVDAFVDRWEQLPLFDGLRQLPQERKDALRSQRRACTAEGLAGALECLGLGVQPDFWPELHAQRLPTLLLTGALDSKFTQIARRMATELPVVWRHAFEGCGHAPHLEAPEAYAREVLGFLQTPWYEAPQFDSPMTAREGRVTS
- the menD gene encoding 2-succinyl-5-enolpyruvyl-6-hydroxy-3-cyclohexene-1-carboxylic-acid synthase: MSSDANLNVLWARALLEELVRGGVRHAVVCPGSRSSPLALACAGTEGLRTWSVIDERSAGFFALGLAKQSRAPAVVVATSGTAGAHFYPAVIEAALSHVPLVVLTADRPLELQGWGAPQTVPQARFFGEHSRFYADLGQPEAHDAALIHMRATVARAVVSAWRAPRGAVQLNVPFREPLAPIAEPFPEAALSALAKSGRAGAPLTRIVPPEPVPDAATLDEVRRRIAATTRGVIVCGPRDEMDGFAAAISALSQATGYPVLAESTSQARYGGGPLTLSYYDAMLRHAPFAKAHRPELVLRFGGALTPKVPQQWLDGSGADIVLFSDGGGLFDPAHRASTVVEGSAVAACEALTRGLARGAGPWARGFLAAEQRVRTALEAAFAEQPDVLSEPRIAREVVAALPAGAPLFVSSSMPIRDLDAFAPAGTVPLRVLANRGANGIDGIVSSALGMAAAAGRPAVLLTGDLALLHDVGAFVTASRTRVPLTVVAVNNDGGGIFSFLPIAQVAPRDTFETLFGTPHGVDLSHAAALGGARLHRPETPVALRSAVREGLEGGLHLVEVRVDRNANVDEHRRLFARMAASLGEGPWA
- a CDS encoding isochorismate synthase codes for the protein MKTHTPVESQRWVAGMTPLAVVDPLAGADVLGVPTVYWERPLAQDAAAGWGEAAVVEAQDASDIPDVLASLGRTQVRWLGEAPESMPGPWFGGIRFGDSGTVDTAWASHGVTRWTLPEVLVFRTARGACVVAFAQEGRGGEDLVRSRLERVRACFPESYRHARGEPVELELRASRPDFEVRVQRALDAIASGHLQKVVLARPLDAEGPVPFDVVDVLARLREQNPRCATFLFRAPDDTCFLGATPETLCRVDGQVLETEALAGTAAPGQADGLRGHDKNVREHASVVRYLVTALTPLAEQVSSDAEPALLALKNVVHLRTGFRAELRPGVTPAQVVEALHPTPAVGGTPRERALSFLVEHEGLDRGWYAGPVGWVGPGRAHLMVALRSARVKGAKARLFVGVGLVAGSNADSEWRETEMKSLAMLRALGGGDVVRR